One genomic segment of Polynucleobacter sp. MWH-UH2A includes these proteins:
- a CDS encoding DNA translocase FtsK — protein sequence MARTVYPKSKTQTTPQPPSGDGQGRMPRLLLEARWFISLGLCLGLFAILLTYSKADPAWSHASFETPKNLGGRFGAYLADLMLYIFGISAFWWVVLFGRRVLQGWRELWSIPLPPDPEAKPDSLLMRWLGFGLTLICSMGLESIRLHSLSWELPRPPGGILGELIGDPMQMSLGFTGATLVLLFGLCAGLSLFLHFSWLDVAEKVGRFLEVSYYRIRERRDSEEDRKLGEAAAEEREEFVEEIRGRVEVAAPVQIVRAPVEIPKSVRVEREKQQPLFVDIPDSELPPLALLDPVPEAKETISADVLEFTSRLIERKLAEFNVQVTVIAAYPGPVVTRYEIDPAVGVKGSQIVNLSRDLARSLGVVSMRVVETIPGKTCMALELPNPTRQSVYLSEILTSQVYNDNHSLLTLALGKDISGSPMVADLAKMPHCLVAGTTGAGKSVGINAMILSLLFKAKPDEVRLIMIDPKMLEMAIYDKIPHLLCPVVTDMKQAYNALNWAVNEMERRYKLMSKFGVRNLAGFNKKIAEAEEKGEKLTNPFSLTPEDPEPIYKAPVIVIVIDELADLMMVSGKKIEELIARIAQKARAAGIHLVLATQRPSVDVITGLIKANVPTRISFQVSSKIDSRTILDQQGAETLLGMGDMLYMAPGTGLPVRVHGAFVSDDEVHRVVEWLKEKGEANYIDGVLEGADESNIDALTGESGGEADPLYDQAVAIVLENKRPSISLVQRHLRIGYNRAARLLEDMEKAGLVSKMGNGGNREILHRPSE from the coding sequence ATGGCGAGAACCGTATACCCAAAGTCTAAGACCCAAACGACCCCCCAACCCCCTAGTGGCGATGGGCAGGGTAGGATGCCCCGCCTTCTCTTGGAGGCCCGCTGGTTTATCTCTCTAGGTCTTTGTTTGGGCTTATTTGCCATATTGCTTACTTATTCCAAGGCGGACCCCGCCTGGTCGCACGCCAGTTTTGAGACCCCTAAGAATCTAGGTGGTCGTTTTGGCGCTTATTTAGCTGATTTAATGCTCTACATCTTCGGAATATCCGCTTTTTGGTGGGTTGTTCTGTTTGGTCGTCGTGTTCTGCAGGGCTGGCGCGAGCTTTGGAGTATTCCGTTGCCACCAGATCCTGAGGCAAAACCAGATTCTTTATTAATGCGTTGGTTGGGCTTTGGTCTGACCTTAATTTGTAGCATGGGCCTTGAATCGATTCGTCTGCATTCATTAAGCTGGGAATTACCAAGACCGCCAGGTGGCATTTTGGGGGAGTTGATTGGCGACCCCATGCAAATGTCATTAGGCTTTACAGGCGCCACTTTAGTTTTGCTCTTTGGTTTATGCGCAGGACTTTCCCTGTTCTTGCATTTCTCATGGCTTGATGTTGCTGAAAAAGTAGGGCGCTTCTTAGAGGTGTCTTATTACCGCATTCGTGAGCGTCGCGATAGCGAAGAGGATCGTAAGCTGGGTGAAGCTGCTGCTGAAGAGCGTGAAGAGTTTGTTGAAGAGATACGTGGGCGCGTTGAAGTTGCAGCACCTGTTCAGATTGTGCGTGCGCCAGTGGAGATTCCAAAGAGCGTTCGTGTTGAGCGCGAGAAGCAACAACCCCTATTTGTGGATATCCCAGATTCAGAATTGCCGCCACTAGCATTGTTGGATCCAGTTCCGGAAGCGAAGGAAACCATCTCAGCAGATGTATTGGAATTCACCTCACGCTTGATTGAACGCAAGCTAGCCGAGTTCAATGTACAAGTAACTGTTATCGCCGCTTATCCCGGCCCTGTAGTCACTCGCTATGAGATTGATCCAGCGGTTGGCGTAAAAGGTAGTCAGATTGTGAACTTATCGCGTGACTTGGCTCGCTCATTGGGTGTTGTGAGTATGCGAGTAGTGGAAACCATTCCAGGTAAAACCTGCATGGCTTTGGAGTTGCCAAACCCAACGCGTCAGTCTGTTTATCTTTCTGAGATTTTGACTTCGCAGGTATACAACGATAACCATTCCTTATTGACTCTTGCATTAGGTAAAGATATCTCTGGCAGTCCTATGGTTGCCGACCTCGCCAAGATGCCACACTGCTTAGTAGCAGGTACTACGGGTGCTGGTAAATCAGTGGGTATCAATGCCATGATTTTGTCACTCCTCTTTAAGGCGAAGCCTGATGAAGTGCGCCTCATCATGATCGACCCTAAGATGTTGGAGATGGCAATCTACGACAAGATTCCGCATTTGCTTTGCCCAGTGGTAACCGATATGAAGCAGGCGTATAACGCGCTCAACTGGGCCGTGAATGAGATGGAGCGTCGTTACAAACTGATGAGTAAGTTTGGCGTACGCAACCTTGCGGGCTTTAACAAGAAGATTGCCGAAGCGGAAGAGAAGGGCGAGAAACTCACTAATCCATTTAGCTTGACCCCTGAAGATCCAGAGCCAATCTACAAAGCGCCAGTGATTGTGATTGTGATCGACGAGTTGGCTGACCTGATGATGGTCTCTGGCAAGAAGATTGAAGAGTTGATTGCTCGTATTGCGCAAAAGGCACGTGCCGCTGGTATTCATTTGGTATTGGCCACACAACGCCCAAGCGTAGATGTGATCACTGGTTTGATTAAGGCGAACGTACCGACACGAATTTCATTCCAGGTGAGTAGCAAGATTGATAGCCGTACGATTTTGGATCAGCAAGGCGCTGAAACGCTTTTGGGTATGGGTGACATGTTGTACATGGCCCCAGGTACTGGATTGCCAGTTCGTGTGCATGGCGCATTTGTATCGGATGATGAAGTGCATCGCGTGGTTGAATGGCTCAAGGAGAAGGGCGAAGCCAACTATATTGACGGTGTGCTCGAGGGTGCCGATGAATCCAATATAGATGCACTCACTGGAGAGAGTGGCGGTGAAGCGGATCCACTCTATGATCAAGCGGTAGCCATTGTTCTAGAAAATAAGCGTCCATCGATCTCTTTGGTCCAGCGTCATCTCCGCATTGGCTATAACCGTGCAGCCCGCCTCTTAGAGGATATGGAAAAGGCAGGCCTCGTTTCTAAGATGGGCAACGGCGGTAATCGCGAGATTCTGCATCGCCCTTCGGAGTAA
- a CDS encoding outer membrane lipoprotein carrier protein LolA, with protein MQKFWSAVFVGVTCTVLSSATLAEGETGAEQLRQFVRNSKTAEGDFVQQQLRAPKANEPQDKGLKVVRQTQGHFVFQRPGRFVWDTQKPYEQKLITNGSQLVLWDKDLNQATIRPAGQALAATPAAILFGETSLDQHFDLIDGEERLGMKWVALVPKKDPSAKNKNDLPYTKISIGMSNGLPKALELVDGLGSVVLVTLDQIQLNVNLPANRFNFTPPAGAEVLRLN; from the coding sequence TTGCAAAAATTCTGGTCTGCGGTATTCGTTGGCGTTACTTGCACGGTGCTCTCTAGTGCAACCTTAGCTGAGGGTGAGACAGGTGCCGAGCAATTACGCCAATTTGTTCGCAATTCCAAAACTGCTGAAGGTGATTTTGTTCAGCAACAACTCCGAGCACCTAAGGCAAATGAGCCACAAGATAAAGGCCTGAAAGTGGTGCGTCAAACGCAAGGCCATTTTGTATTTCAACGACCAGGTCGCTTTGTTTGGGATACGCAAAAGCCTTATGAACAAAAACTCATTACCAATGGAAGTCAATTGGTCTTGTGGGATAAAGATCTAAATCAAGCAACCATTCGTCCTGCAGGCCAAGCTTTAGCCGCAACCCCAGCAGCAATATTGTTTGGTGAAACTTCACTAGATCAACATTTCGACTTGATTGATGGTGAAGAGCGCCTAGGAATGAAGTGGGTTGCCTTGGTACCTAAAAAAGATCCAAGTGCTAAGAATAAAAATGACCTGCCGTATACAAAGATATCGATCGGCATGAGCAATGGCTTGCCAAAGGCTTTAGAGCTGGTAGATGGCTTGGGCAGTGTGGTTTTAGTGACATTGGATCAAATCCAGTTAAACGTCAATCTACCAGCCAATCGCTTTAATTTCACACCTCCCGCAGGGGCTGAAGTCTTGCGCTTAAACTAG
- the serS gene encoding serine--tRNA ligase, with product MIDPQLLRKDIAAVQARLATRKFQLDVEKFNTLESERKSLQTRTEELQAKRNQLSKAIGMKKGKGEDASAEMAEVSQVNVDMESGAARLAVLQAEISDFLMGIPNLPDESVPTGKDETENKEIKRWGEQPIFDFEIKDHVDLGGPLGLDFEVAAKISGSRFVVLKGPIARLHRALAQFMIDTHATNHGYQEVYAPYMVNAASMRGTGQLPKFEEDLFKVPRQMGGDNEGGEAKTENFYLIPTAEVPVTNLVRDEIVNADNLPLKFVAHTPCFRSEAGSYGRDVRGMIRQHQFDKVELVQITKPEDSMQALEDLTGHAEKILELLELPYRKVLLCTGDMGFGSTKTYDLEVWVPSQKAYREISSCSSMGDFQARRMQARFKAGQGKPELVHTLNGSGLAVGRALVALIENKQQVDGSIAIPKALQPYLGGLEVLKPV from the coding sequence ATGATTGATCCGCAACTTCTTCGTAAAGATATCGCCGCAGTACAGGCACGTTTAGCTACTCGCAAATTTCAGTTGGATGTTGAGAAATTCAATACGCTGGAATCCGAGCGCAAATCTTTGCAAACTCGCACCGAAGAACTGCAAGCTAAGCGTAATCAGCTATCTAAAGCAATCGGAATGAAGAAGGGCAAGGGCGAAGATGCTTCCGCTGAAATGGCGGAAGTTTCTCAAGTCAATGTGGATATGGAATCTGGGGCTGCACGTTTGGCAGTTTTGCAAGCTGAGATATCAGACTTCTTGATGGGTATTCCAAATCTGCCAGATGAGTCTGTGCCAACTGGTAAAGATGAAACCGAAAACAAAGAAATCAAACGTTGGGGCGAACAGCCCATTTTTGATTTTGAGATTAAGGACCACGTTGATCTTGGTGGCCCATTGGGATTAGATTTTGAAGTCGCTGCAAAGATTAGTGGCTCACGATTTGTAGTCCTCAAAGGTCCGATTGCAAGATTACATCGCGCTCTAGCGCAATTCATGATTGATACACATGCGACCAATCATGGTTATCAAGAGGTCTATGCGCCTTACATGGTCAACGCTGCATCTATGCGTGGCACCGGTCAACTGCCCAAGTTTGAAGAAGATCTTTTCAAGGTTCCCCGTCAAATGGGTGGAGATAACGAAGGTGGCGAAGCAAAAACAGAAAATTTCTACCTTATCCCCACTGCAGAAGTGCCGGTAACTAATCTTGTGCGTGATGAGATTGTGAATGCAGATAATCTGCCATTAAAGTTTGTTGCCCATACGCCTTGTTTCCGTTCAGAAGCGGGTAGTTATGGCCGCGATGTGCGCGGCATGATTCGTCAACACCAGTTTGACAAAGTTGAATTGGTGCAAATTACCAAGCCGGAAGATTCAATGCAGGCATTAGAGGATTTGACTGGTCATGCAGAAAAAATTCTAGAGTTGCTTGAGTTGCCATATAGAAAAGTATTGCTCTGCACTGGTGACATGGGATTTGGAAGTACTAAGACCTATGACTTAGAAGTTTGGGTGCCATCGCAAAAAGCGTATCGCGAAATTAGTTCTTGCTCGAGTATGGGAGATTTTCAGGCGCGTCGTATGCAAGCTAGATTCAAAGCAGGTCAAGGTAAACCAGAATTAGTTCATACCCTCAATGGTTCAGGATTGGCCGTGGGCAGGGCATTAGTTGCGCTGATTGAAAATAAACAGCAAGTAGACGGCAGCATTGCAATCCCGAAGGCGTTGCAGCCTTACTTAGGCGGTCTAGAAGTTCTTAAGCCAGTTTAA
- a CDS encoding YdcH family protein, whose amino-acid sequence MFPEYRELITRLKTTDRHFSHLFDKHNNLDAKILRMEDHKEPSTPEEIETLKKEKLLLKDQIYAVLKKASAA is encoded by the coding sequence ATGTTTCCGGAATATCGTGAATTAATTACTAGACTCAAAACTACTGACCGTCACTTTTCTCATTTATTTGATAAGCACAATAATCTAGATGCCAAGATTCTTCGCATGGAAGATCACAAGGAGCCGAGCACTCCGGAAGAGATTGAAACTTTAAAGAAGGAAAAACTACTCTTGAAGGATCAAATCTACGCAGTGCTTAAGAAAGCTAGCGCCGCCTAG
- a CDS encoding zinc ribbon domain-containing protein YjdM, whose protein sequence is MSTDNLPKCPACQEDMTYPDGENYVCAQCGHEWPMAVVEEEDAGLIVKDANGNLLADGDTVTLIKDLKVKGSSTTLKVGTKIKGIRLVSGDHEVDCKTEAGNMLLKACFLKKA, encoded by the coding sequence ATGAGCACTGACAATCTTCCAAAATGCCCTGCTTGCCAAGAGGATATGACTTATCCAGACGGCGAAAACTATGTTTGCGCCCAATGCGGGCATGAATGGCCTATGGCCGTAGTTGAGGAAGAAGATGCCGGTTTAATTGTCAAAGATGCAAATGGCAACTTACTAGCTGATGGAGATACCGTCACACTGATTAAAGACCTCAAAGTGAAGGGCTCCTCCACCACCCTTAAGGTAGGCACCAAAATCAAAGGAATTAGATTGGTTTCAGGTGATCATGAGGTCGATTGCAAAACAGAAGCAGGCAATATGTTGTTAAAAGCCTGCTTCTTAAAGAAGGCTTAG
- a CDS encoding phage holin family protein, whose amino-acid sequence MGNLTLFLVQWGLTSLSLWVASYIFSGLKFADGGSLLIAALLLGFANAVVKPLLILFTLPLTIVTMGLFLLVVNALVLMLVSALVSGFTISSFWTAFFASIFISIFSLFVSGLVF is encoded by the coding sequence ATGGGCAACTTAACGCTGTTTTTAGTTCAATGGGGTCTAACCTCTCTGTCCCTATGGGTGGCTAGCTATATTTTCAGTGGCCTCAAGTTTGCTGATGGCGGCTCTCTGTTAATTGCAGCATTACTACTCGGCTTTGCCAATGCGGTTGTAAAGCCCCTACTCATCCTATTTACACTCCCATTAACGATTGTGACTATGGGGTTGTTCCTCTTGGTAGTAAATGCTTTGGTATTAATGTTGGTATCTGCACTAGTTAGCGGGTTTACGATTTCCAGTTTTTGGACTGCGTTTTTCGCCAGCATCTTTATCTCCATCTTCAGCCTCTTTGTAAGCGGCCTCGTTTTTTAA
- a CDS encoding SlyX family protein: MTDDRITNLEIKLSFAEDLIEKLNETVYKQQQQIEFLYRELKAIKEQASASSSGGGSLKDEIPPHY, translated from the coding sequence ATGACAGACGATCGCATCACTAACCTCGAAATCAAACTCAGCTTTGCTGAAGACCTTATTGAGAAGCTCAATGAGACGGTCTATAAACAGCAGCAACAAATTGAATTTCTCTATAGGGAGCTCAAAGCCATCAAAGAACAGGCTAGCGCTAGTAGCTCAGGTGGTGGCAGCCTGAAAGATGAAATTCCGCCGCATTATTGA
- a CDS encoding LLM class flavin-dependent oxidoreductase: MANSIPHSILDISPIPQGFTASDALRNSLDVAQHAEQWGYTRYWVAEHHNMTGNASSATAVLVGYIAGGTKSIKVGSGGVMLPNHAPLVIAEQFGTLESIYPGRIELGLGRAPGTDQMTARALRRDLLGSDDRFPQDVRELQHYFGPIQEGQAVKAIPGANTHVPIWILGSSLYGAQLAAHFGLPYAFASHFAPDHLLEAMSLYRELFKPSEQLAKPYSAFVVNVVAADTDEEAQHLFTTLQQNVVRMRRNTRGQLPPPIESLDDFCDPHEQAAAAHTLQCSLVGSLETIRKGMRTWLERTGADEILFTGQIFDHQARLKSFEIASQAAQSL; this comes from the coding sequence ATGGCAAATTCCATTCCGCACTCAATTCTAGACATATCTCCTATACCTCAAGGATTTACCGCATCTGATGCATTGCGAAATTCCTTGGATGTGGCTCAGCATGCTGAGCAGTGGGGCTATACGCGCTATTGGGTAGCCGAGCATCACAATATGACTGGTAACGCTAGTTCGGCTACTGCTGTGTTGGTGGGCTATATTGCCGGCGGGACTAAGAGTATCAAGGTTGGATCTGGTGGGGTAATGCTGCCCAATCACGCACCATTGGTGATTGCTGAGCAGTTTGGCACGCTTGAGTCTATATATCCTGGCCGCATAGAGTTAGGCTTAGGCAGGGCGCCTGGCACTGATCAGATGACTGCTAGAGCTTTGAGGCGCGACTTACTCGGTAGTGATGATCGTTTTCCTCAGGATGTACGTGAGTTGCAGCATTATTTTGGCCCCATTCAAGAAGGGCAGGCAGTGAAGGCGATTCCTGGGGCTAATACTCATGTACCCATTTGGATTTTAGGATCCAGTCTGTATGGTGCTCAGCTGGCGGCGCATTTTGGATTGCCTTATGCCTTTGCATCCCATTTTGCGCCAGATCATTTATTGGAAGCAATGTCGCTTTATCGAGAATTATTTAAACCTTCGGAGCAATTGGCAAAGCCTTACTCTGCATTTGTGGTGAATGTAGTTGCGGCTGATACCGATGAGGAAGCACAACATCTCTTCACAACCCTGCAACAGAATGTGGTGCGCATGCGTCGTAATACCAGAGGTCAGTTGCCCCCACCGATTGAGAGTTTGGATGATTTTTGCGACCCGCATGAGCAAGCAGCCGCTGCCCATACCCTGCAATGTTCTCTAGTGGGCTCTCTAGAAACGATTCGCAAGGGAATGCGCACATGGCTAGAGCGCACGGGCGCTGATGAGATTTTGTTCACGGGTCAAATCTTCGATCATCAAGCGCGACTGAAATCTTTTGAGATTGCATCTCAAGCAGCTCAGAGCCTTTAG
- a CDS encoding putative toxin-antitoxin system toxin component, PIN family: protein MKTVIFDTNVLLDIFVFNDFRAIHIKAALEDKQVKALATPKTIEEFADVISRPLFALEKSAQEYILSEWRNLATIIEDETLISAPWKCRDPDDQVFLDLAFTSKPCVLLSKDNELLKLAKKAATESIFISADYSTI from the coding sequence ATGAAGACAGTCATCTTTGATACCAATGTACTCTTAGATATATTTGTCTTTAATGACTTTCGAGCCATTCATATCAAGGCGGCTTTAGAAGATAAGCAAGTAAAAGCGCTAGCCACGCCCAAGACAATCGAAGAGTTTGCAGATGTGATCTCTAGACCCCTATTCGCCCTCGAGAAATCCGCTCAAGAATATATTCTGAGTGAGTGGCGCAACTTAGCTACCATCATTGAAGATGAAACGTTAATCAGCGCACCGTGGAAATGCCGGGACCCAGACGATCAGGTCTTTTTAGATCTCGCCTTCACATCAAAACCTTGTGTACTACTCAGCAAAGATAATGAACTTCTCAAGCTAGCTAAAAAGGCTGCTACAGAGAGTATTTTTATTAGTGCTGACTACAGCACCATCTGA
- a CDS encoding YaeQ family protein translates to MALRATIHKADLHVADSDRHYYGSHSLTIAKHPSETDERMMIRIIAFALQAHEDLVFTKGLSDTDEPDLWIKDLTDQIKLWIEVGQPDERRILKACGRSDQVIVYCYGGQTSKIWWDGIANKLTRARNLQVIAIPAEQSQELNKLVERSMVLHVNIQDGEAYVSSDQGQVTITPEIWRTKQD, encoded by the coding sequence ATGGCTCTTCGCGCAACCATTCATAAAGCCGACCTTCACGTCGCAGATTCAGACCGCCACTACTATGGCAGTCATTCCCTCACCATTGCCAAGCATCCCTCGGAAACAGATGAGCGGATGATGATCAGAATCATCGCTTTTGCTCTACAAGCCCATGAAGATTTAGTATTTACCAAGGGCTTGAGTGATACCGATGAACCTGATCTTTGGATTAAAGACCTCACCGATCAAATCAAACTGTGGATTGAAGTGGGTCAGCCAGATGAACGCCGCATCCTGAAAGCCTGCGGTCGATCAGATCAAGTCATTGTGTATTGCTACGGCGGACAAACCAGCAAAATCTGGTGGGATGGGATTGCGAATAAATTAACCCGTGCTCGCAATCTTCAAGTGATTGCGATACCTGCCGAACAGTCGCAGGAACTAAACAAGCTGGTAGAACGCAGCATGGTATTGCATGTCAACATTCAAGATGGTGAAGCTTATGTTTCTTCGGATCAAGGTCAGGTCACCATTACCCCAGAAATCTGGCGTACCAAACAAGATTAA
- a CDS encoding tripartite tricarboxylate transporter substrate binding protein has product MIAGLIWRIRIVATLLLGVSTFFSPLAQSAENWPSKPIKIIVPFSPGSVQDALARSFSNELGAALGEAVIVENKAGAGGTVGTGIVAKSSPDGYTFLMAAASHNINGSLFSKLSFDPIKDFTGAAYIGTSSYVMMTNSEFPAKSVAEFIALAKANPGQYNYASAGNGSASHLAMAYFDSMAGIQLVHIPTKGTGDAIAELLAGRAQAVIAANVAALPFANDSRIRFLGVSSEKPSPFVPGVPPIGNTVKGYVFDSWFGLLAPAGTPQDIITKMQSQMSKILKQPEIIERMKRQGIEIGRLTPGEFNQLLVGDYVRMAKVVKASGAKPE; this is encoded by the coding sequence ATGATCGCCGGCTTGATTTGGAGAATTCGCATAGTAGCGACACTTCTGCTTGGCGTATCTACATTTTTTAGTCCCTTAGCTCAATCTGCAGAAAATTGGCCAAGCAAGCCTATCAAGATCATTGTTCCTTTTTCTCCAGGCAGCGTTCAGGATGCACTTGCCCGATCGTTTTCTAATGAGCTTGGTGCCGCCTTAGGTGAGGCTGTTATTGTCGAAAACAAAGCAGGGGCAGGGGGCACCGTTGGAACTGGCATTGTTGCCAAATCTAGTCCTGATGGATATACCTTTCTGATGGCAGCAGCGAGTCACAATATTAATGGCAGCCTTTTTTCTAAACTGAGCTTTGATCCAATTAAAGACTTTACTGGCGCGGCCTATATTGGTACAAGCAGTTATGTCATGATGACAAACTCAGAGTTTCCTGCAAAGTCAGTGGCGGAGTTCATTGCGTTAGCAAAGGCAAATCCTGGGCAGTACAACTATGCCAGCGCCGGAAATGGTAGCGCCTCGCATTTAGCTATGGCTTATTTTGACAGTATGGCTGGGATTCAGCTGGTACACATACCAACCAAGGGCACAGGCGACGCTATAGCAGAGTTATTGGCAGGACGTGCTCAAGCAGTCATTGCAGCAAACGTCGCTGCTTTGCCATTTGCTAATGATTCACGCATTCGGTTTTTGGGGGTCTCTTCAGAGAAGCCTTCTCCATTCGTGCCGGGTGTTCCTCCAATTGGTAATACCGTAAAGGGTTATGTGTTTGATAGCTGGTTTGGATTGCTGGCACCAGCGGGCACTCCGCAAGACATCATTACCAAAATGCAATCCCAAATGAGCAAGATATTGAAGCAACCTGAGATCATTGAGCGCATGAAACGTCAGGGGATTGAGATTGGCCGCTTAACTCCTGGAGAATTTAATCAGTTATTGGTTGGGGATTATGTCCGTATGGCAAAAGTTGTTAAAGCATCAGGCGCAAAGCCTGAATAA
- a CDS encoding NAD(P)/FAD-dependent oxidoreductase yields MIRITELRLPIDHAPESLEGAILKRLGLTAKELISFEIFKRSYDARKNVSLAFIYTIDVSVKNEESVLKKYSNDAHIRPSPDTSYHFVAKAPPTIDAGKALRPVVIGFGPCGIFAALILAQMGFKPIVLERGKQVRERTQDTWGLWRKKILNPESNVQFGEGGAGTFSDGKLYSQIKDPKFYGRKVIHEFVKAGAPPEIQYVAKPHIGTFRLVGMVEKIRQEIIDLGGEIRFSQKVIGFDIQNEQITGVKIEGYPDLPANHVVLALGHSARDTFKALHDAGVFMEAKPFSVGFRIEHPQSLIDRARLGPHAGNELIGAADYKLVHHAKNGRSVYSFCMCPGGTVVAAASEPNRVVTNGMSQYSRNERNANAGIVVGITPEDYPGGPLAGIEFQRQLESKAFELGGGTYEAPGQLVGDFIEGKPSTEFGSVIPSYRPGVHLTDLAQALPPYAIEAIREALPAFEKQIKGFSMKDAVLTGVETRTSSPLRITRGPNFQSLNIKGLYPAGEGAGYAGGILSAGVDGIKVAEAVALDYLSQETTHH; encoded by the coding sequence ATGATTCGAATTACTGAACTGCGATTACCTATCGATCATGCCCCCGAGTCTTTGGAGGGTGCGATATTAAAGCGGCTGGGCTTAACTGCAAAAGAATTGATTTCATTTGAGATCTTTAAGCGTAGCTATGATGCTCGTAAAAATGTATCACTTGCTTTTATCTATACCATCGATGTTTCGGTAAAAAATGAAGAGAGTGTCTTAAAGAAGTATTCCAACGATGCTCACATCAGGCCATCGCCAGACACCAGTTATCACTTTGTAGCAAAAGCACCACCAACCATTGACGCTGGCAAAGCATTGCGTCCGGTGGTGATTGGATTTGGTCCATGTGGAATCTTTGCCGCTTTGATATTGGCGCAAATGGGTTTTAAGCCAATTGTGCTCGAGCGTGGCAAGCAAGTTCGTGAGCGTACGCAAGATACTTGGGGTTTGTGGCGCAAAAAGATCCTGAACCCAGAATCGAATGTGCAGTTTGGTGAAGGTGGGGCAGGAACTTTTTCTGATGGCAAGCTCTATAGCCAAATTAAGGATCCTAAGTTTTATGGGCGCAAGGTTATTCATGAGTTTGTGAAGGCGGGAGCGCCCCCAGAAATTCAGTATGTTGCTAAACCGCACATTGGCACCTTCCGTTTAGTAGGCATGGTAGAGAAGATTCGCCAAGAAATTATTGATTTGGGTGGTGAGATCCGCTTTTCACAAAAAGTGATTGGTTTTGATATTCAGAATGAGCAAATTACTGGCGTCAAAATTGAGGGCTACCCTGATTTACCAGCAAATCATGTAGTTCTTGCTTTGGGTCATAGTGCGCGTGATACGTTTAAAGCGCTGCATGATGCTGGCGTTTTTATGGAGGCCAAGCCATTCTCAGTTGGGTTCCGCATTGAGCATCCACAATCCCTCATTGATAGAGCGCGTTTAGGTCCTCATGCCGGAAATGAATTGATTGGCGCTGCCGACTATAAGCTAGTTCACCATGCCAAGAATGGGCGTTCTGTCTATAGTTTCTGTATGTGCCCAGGCGGCACTGTGGTAGCAGCTGCATCGGAGCCAAATCGCGTAGTAACCAATGGTATGAGTCAGTATTCTCGCAACGAGCGCAATGCGAACGCTGGAATTGTGGTTGGCATTACACCAGAGGACTATCCAGGTGGCCCGCTTGCAGGGATCGAGTTTCAGCGCCAACTGGAATCAAAGGCGTTTGAGCTGGGCGGTGGAACCTATGAAGCGCCTGGCCAATTGGTGGGGGATTTTATTGAAGGCAAACCCTCAACTGAGTTTGGTAGCGTCATTCCATCTTATAGGCCTGGCGTGCATTTAACCGATTTAGCTCAAGCTTTGCCACCTTATGCAATTGAGGCAATCAGGGAGGCATTACCCGCTTTTGAAAAACAGATTAAAGGTTTTTCAATGAAAGATGCAGTATTGACTGGTGTCGAGACTAGAACTTCTTCTCCATTACGCATCACCCGTGGACCAAATTTTCAAAGTCTTAATATCAAGGGCCTCTATCCCGCTGGAGAGGGTGCTGGTTATGCTGGCGGAATCTTGTCTGCTGGCGTAGATGGGATTAAAGTAGCAGAAGCAGTCGCATTAGACTATCTATCGCAAGAAACCACCCATCATTAA